From Borrelia sp. RT5S, the proteins below share one genomic window:
- the ruvB gene encoding Holliday junction branch migration DNA helicase RuvB — protein MDLGEGSSFLSSDKNFLYDRNESELRPKSLRDFSGQSHIKENLNIFIKASRERNEALDHVFLSGPPGLGKTTLASIIAFEMNTTIKVTSAPALDKPKDIVGILTTLDEKSVLFIDEIHRLKPVIEEMLYIAMEDYEIDWVIGQGPAARTVRIPIPRFTLIGATTKPGKVASPLYARFGIVSRFDLYNEEELVKIIKRNAVILNVRLEDRASYLLARSSRGTPRVANRILRRMRDFAQVNGYNLITERVVSSGLEMLKIDEQGLDEQDRNILKNLILKFKGGPVGVETLAISVGETADSLEDFYEPYLILRGLIERTSRGRKATDFAYSHLSLDKDGHFKFR, from the coding sequence ATGGATTTGGGAGAGGGATCTAGTTTTTTAAGTTCTGACAAAAATTTTCTGTATGACAGAAATGAGAGTGAACTTCGACCAAAGTCCCTTAGAGATTTTTCGGGGCAATCTCACATCAAGGAAAACTTAAATATTTTTATAAAAGCATCTAGAGAGAGAAATGAGGCGCTTGACCATGTTTTTTTAAGTGGCCCTCCGGGGCTGGGCAAGACTACCCTTGCTAGTATTATTGCCTTTGAAATGAACACTACAATAAAGGTGACTTCAGCACCAGCTCTTGATAAACCAAAAGATATTGTAGGTATTTTGACAACTCTTGATGAAAAGAGTGTTTTATTTATTGATGAGATACACAGGCTTAAGCCTGTAATAGAAGAGATGCTCTACATTGCAATGGAAGATTACGAGATAGATTGGGTCATTGGGCAGGGTCCTGCTGCAAGGACGGTAAGAATCCCTATTCCTAGATTCACTTTAATTGGAGCTACTACAAAACCAGGAAAGGTGGCATCGCCTCTTTATGCGAGATTTGGAATTGTATCTAGATTTGATCTTTATAATGAAGAAGAACTTGTAAAGATAATAAAAAGGAATGCTGTTATTTTAAATGTTAGGCTGGAAGACAGGGCCTCATATCTTTTAGCAAGAAGCTCAAGGGGAACGCCTCGTGTGGCAAATAGAATCTTGAGACGAATGAGAGACTTTGCGCAAGTTAATGGGTATAATTTGATTACAGAACGTGTCGTTAGCTCTGGGCTTGAAATGCTAAAAATTGATGAACAAGGGCTTGATGAACAAGATAGAAATATTTTAAAAAATCTAATACTGAAATTTAAAGGCGGGCCTGTTGGTGTTGAGACTTTAGCGATTTCGGTTGGTGAAACGGCTGATTCTCTTGAAGATTTTTATGAACCTTATCTTATTTTAAGAGGTTTAATTGAGAGGACTAGTAGGGGGCGCAAGGCTACTGACTTTGCGTATTCACATTTATCTTTAGATAAAGATGGACATTTTAAATTTAGATAA